A section of the Helicobacter pylori genome encodes:
- a CDS encoding HP0729 family protein has protein sequence MNHLLILYNPYYQKEVIQQHLSVLQEKSQVGFGKIQSKLNDQEKHDSLEEIYKATNEKNFLQLFLTDYANLFAAKVIKVSKEIDESLIPSYYKEKKLEVEDFFIISDLRELVREDFSLLRDQFLANFIAPNNHTYAIYGNNYVCPLPVRLKEERSYFLGDEKRYLSVYKSKEYLIMQENFMRFVFGKRLFYLLHPDSINNIIHAELELLQSENDLLNDFTSIIVKYSKTLEYEIYLFAKKVLLKACTKDPNLYDLNYKVQGKSLILEDFFTQKPNLGSIKYLLMHKRVQCHLEESLNRFINSSFQKSFKFFQDIRNEVVHEKAPSLHEVKKLRNEILGIEGASLLKSILSRKEVS, from the coding sequence ATGAACCATCTTTTAATCCTTTATAACCCTTATTATCAAAAAGAGGTGATCCAACAACATTTAAGCGTTTTACAGGAAAAATCCCAAGTGGGCTTTGGTAAAATCCAATCAAAGCTCAACGATCAAGAAAAGCACGACTCTTTAGAAGAGATTTACAAAGCCACCAATGAAAAGAATTTTTTGCAGCTTTTTTTGACCGATTACGCTAATTTATTTGCCGCTAAGGTGATAAAGGTTTCTAAAGAGATTGATGAGAGTTTGATCCCTAGCTATTATAAAGAAAAAAAATTGGAAGTGGAAGACTTTTTTATTATCAGCGATTTAAGGGAATTAGTCAGGGAAGACTTTAGCCTTTTAAGGGATCAGTTTTTAGCCAATTTCATCGCACCCAATAACCACACTTACGCCATTTATGGGAATAATTATGTCTGTCCTTTGCCGGTGAGATTGAAAGAAGAGCGTTCTTATTTTTTAGGCGATGAAAAGCGTTATTTGAGCGTGTATAAAAGCAAAGAATATTTGATTATGCAAGAAAATTTCATGCGTTTTGTTTTTGGCAAAAGGCTTTTTTACCTCTTACACCCTGACAGCATCAATAACATCATTCATGCAGAATTAGAGCTTTTACAAAGCGAAAACGATCTTTTGAATGATTTTACAAGCATCATCGTCAAATATTCCAAAACTTTAGAATACGAAATTTATCTTTTTGCTAAAAAAGTTCTTTTAAAGGCTTGCACAAAAGATCCCAACCTTTATGATTTAAATTATAAAGTCCAGGGAAAATCTTTGATACTTGAAGATTTTTTCACTCAAAAGCCCAATCTTGGGAGCATTAAATACTTGCTGATGCACAAAAGGGTTCAGTGCCATTTGGAAGAGAGCTTGAACAGATTTATTAATTCTTCTTTTCAAAAAAGTTTCAAGTTTTTTCAAGATATTCGCAATGAAGTCGTCCATGAAAAAGCCCCGAGTTTGCATGAAGTAAAAAAGCTTAGGAATGAAATTTTAGGCATAGAAGGCGCAAGCTTGTTGAAAAGCATTCTTTCTCGCAAGGAAGTTTCATGA